In Nicotiana tabacum cultivar K326 chromosome 19, ASM71507v2, whole genome shotgun sequence, one DNA window encodes the following:
- the LOC142173479 gene encoding uncharacterized protein LOC142173479, producing MAKSSTGETSFSLVYGVEALILVEVGETTLRYFRADEESNNEAMLINLELLEARKDLACVRMATQKQRVEQYYNRKTNLRYLKVGDLVLRKVTQNTQELNAGKLGPMWEGPYRISAITGKGSYGLENQNGDKLPSNWNVTHLKRYYC from the coding sequence ATGGCCAAATCGAGCACAGGAGAAACTTCTTTCTCCCTTGTGTACGGTGTTGAAGCCCTAATCCTGGTGGAAGTGGGTGAAACCACTTTGAGATATTTTCGGGCAgatgaagaatcaaataacgaagCAATGTTAATCAATTTGGAACTGCTCGAGGCACGCAAGGACTTGGCGTGTGTAAGAATGGCAACTCAAAAGCAGAGAGTGGAGCAATATTATAATCGAAAAACCAACCTACGTTAtctcaaagtaggagacttggttctgaggaaagtaactcaaaatactCAGGAGCTCAACGCCGGGAAGCTAGGTCCAATGTGGGAAGGTCCCtaccggatttcagctatcactggGAAAGGTTCGTACGGGTTGGAGAACCAGAATGGAGACAAGTTGCCTAGCAACTGGAACGTgacacacctcaaaagatattattgctga